The window ttccttaaggaacttctcactaatagaagaaagatggaagaagtgaagaaggtaGTGCTTAATGAGAACTGCTCCACTGCGATGCTGAATAAGCTACCAAAGAAGAAGGGCGATCCGGGGAGCTTAACtttaccttgccaatttggcaacttggcTGCTATTCATGCCTTAGCTGATTCTGGAGCAAGTGTGAACCTTATGCCAtactcattctttaagaagctggACCTCCCGGAGCCAAGGCCAATTCGCATGGCAATACATTTAGCAAACAAGACAATCACCTTTCCAAGAGGCATATGCGAAGACTTACTAGTGAAAGTGGATAAATTTGTCTTTCCTGCCGACTTTATCATTCTAGACATGGAGGCGGATCCACAAGTACCAATCATCCTTGGAAGGCCCTTCCTCAACACAGCCAGCGCTATAGTAGACATGAGAGACTCAAAGCTCACCCTGCGGGTCGGGGACGATTCAGTGACATTCGGGGTGGACCAAGCTATGAAGTATTCTAGAAGCAGTGACGATGCGACATTCTCAATAGATATGCTTGACGAACTATTGGAGGAAGGCATACCTGAAGATTCCAGCAAGTTTACAGCTTTAGATGAAGCATTTGATCCAGAATAAGATTTAATAGAAATTGAAAGACTGTTGGAAGAAGCAGAGTACGAAGAGCTAATGAAGCAATTTGAcattcctactcgccgagtaggaccgatctactcgccgagtacatctgAAGAAAAGTCAGAATTCGTGAATGCAGCCGCCAATTCGCCGAGTACCttacctgcactcggcgagtccgtcactcaGAACCCCCGAACAGAGCTCAAAACGTTACCAGACCATTTGGAGTATGCTTTTCTGGAAGAAGGCAATCAAAAGCCAGTGATCATATCCTCTGATTTGTCCAAGTCTGAAAAGGAGGAGCTCATACAAGTGTTGAAGAAGCGGAAACGGGCCATAGCATGGAGCATCACCGACATCAAAGGAATAAGCCCATCCTATTGCTCTCACAAGATCAATCTAGAAGAAGGAACAAAGCCGGTGGTACAACACTAAAGAAGGTTGAACCCAAA of the Lactuca sativa cultivar Salinas chromosome 6, Lsat_Salinas_v11, whole genome shotgun sequence genome contains:
- the LOC111896622 gene encoding uncharacterized protein LOC111896622, with translation MEEVKKVVLNENCSTAMLNKLPKKKGDPGSLTLPCQFGNLAAIHALADSGASVNLMPYSFFKKLDLPEPRPIRMAIHLANKTITFPRGICEDLLVKVDKFVFPADFIILDMEADPQVPIILGRPFLNTASAIVDMRDSKLTLRVGDDSVTFGVDQAMKYSRSSDDATFSIDMLDELLEEGIPEDSSKFTALDEAFDPE